One part of the Alphaproteobacteria bacterium genome encodes these proteins:
- a CDS encoding ABC transporter transmembrane domain-containing protein, giving the protein MVDINRRAIHEILNTHVMFAMLDDVDKAVVASIFEARAFARDQVVAEQGTAIEGLYIVHSGRVRLKEDAEGKIESLGLSGTGSSFGEMSLLEDADWDYQIVAADDRVVMFFAPADSIRELVEDQPSIKEHFRATVGLVELAGLVRGLLGDAEYEQKDFLDILKKVGVKVVRQGETVFEQGIADPRLYFIERGQVDISWQPVEGDPIILDRESRGSLIGVPGALADIEPDGMQANSAVALRDVTVLVIQQTEVSRILEINVALHERLRLRAVELREAESLEQRSRERAEGVDLRIKLAEGLTEEEFSRFEEEKEISAFQVVRQNEEADCAAACLTMVLKHAEKNFQLGAIRELTSLHNEYPSPMEIISGAELLGIRAKATALSWLDLKRAKLPGIAAWEGFHYVVVYKVTETAVHIADPAEGIRKVRKADFLKSWSKAELLDPDIADAQSGVFILLEPTVQMEHLEPPKKPYLHFIRYITPHKKYLGEALLAALLINILSLASPLFIQTIIDTVIVHQDVALLNMMLAGMVMATGFMTLTTFAQSLLLNFTTARIDMRLVSEFYRHVLSLPMSFFHTHNKGEILTRFGENQKIRAIIAGQTITTILNMMMVVIYFFMMFAYNTKLAIIVAAFLPVYIGIVTYFTPRIKALNQEIFVANSQAQSFLIESLNGIEPLKATANEYMARSRWEDAFSGNVTRTYRLSKLALQSSSLFRMSTLFATVAVLWVGAQDVILGVMTVGELMGFNVLMGLVTAPVLQLVGLWSALQEVRIAVDRVADVLDVNPEQPLITDAENMPATLDQCEGRITFQDVNFSYVGGDQTHNVMRDFSLEIEAGMNVAFVGPSGCGKSTIAKMILGFNVPKSGECRIDGKDITQIDFSSLRRSIGVVLQQSFAFAGSVAENIALGDPSPNMQAVKEAAQMAGAHEFIINYPLGYQTLIGEKGMGLSGGQAQRICIARALYRKPKIMIFDEATSALDNESERRITEQIKKVVRGRTTISIAHRLSTIMHCDMICFIDDGQVQEHGTHPELIDPEYLRANGYKGLYYRLAMTQFDLPPLDDDISGEKAPAETAEAAEEEAAETPEEAAEEAGDEDQVDDNKVPGKSTETAAKKTE; this is encoded by the coding sequence ATGGTCGACATCAACCGGCGGGCAATCCACGAAATCCTCAACACCCACGTCATGTTCGCCATGCTCGACGATGTCGACAAGGCGGTGGTGGCATCGATCTTCGAGGCCCGCGCCTTCGCTCGCGACCAGGTCGTGGCCGAGCAGGGCACGGCCATCGAGGGCCTCTATATCGTCCATTCCGGCCGGGTGCGGCTGAAGGAGGACGCCGAGGGCAAGATCGAGAGCCTGGGCCTCTCCGGCACGGGCTCGTCGTTTGGCGAGATGTCGCTTTTGGAGGACGCCGATTGGGACTACCAGATCGTCGCCGCCGACGACCGCGTGGTGATGTTCTTTGCCCCGGCCGACAGCATTCGCGAACTGGTCGAGGACCAGCCCTCGATCAAGGAGCACTTCCGGGCCACGGTGGGGCTGGTCGAGCTGGCCGGCCTGGTGCGGGGCCTTTTGGGCGATGCCGAATACGAGCAGAAGGACTTCCTCGACATCCTCAAGAAGGTCGGCGTCAAGGTGGTGCGCCAGGGCGAGACGGTGTTCGAACAAGGCATCGCCGACCCGCGGCTCTATTTCATCGAGCGCGGCCAGGTCGACATCTCCTGGCAGCCGGTCGAGGGCGACCCCATCATCCTCGACCGCGAGAGCCGGGGAAGCCTGATCGGCGTGCCCGGCGCCCTGGCCGATATCGAACCCGACGGCATGCAAGCCAATTCAGCAGTGGCTTTGCGTGACGTCACGGTGCTGGTGATCCAGCAGACCGAGGTCAGCCGTATCCTCGAGATCAACGTGGCACTTCACGAGCGCTTGCGCCTGCGGGCGGTCGAGCTCAGGGAGGCCGAGAGCCTGGAGCAACGCAGCCGCGAGCGGGCCGAGGGCGTCGATCTCAGGATCAAGCTGGCCGAAGGTCTGACCGAGGAAGAGTTCAGCCGCTTCGAGGAGGAGAAGGAGATCTCCGCCTTCCAGGTGGTGCGCCAGAACGAGGAAGCGGATTGCGCCGCCGCCTGCCTGACCATGGTGCTCAAACACGCCGAAAAGAATTTCCAGCTCGGTGCCATCCGCGAGCTGACCAGCCTGCACAACGAATATCCCTCGCCCATGGAGATCATCTCAGGCGCCGAGTTGCTGGGCATACGGGCCAAGGCCACGGCGCTGAGCTGGCTCGATCTCAAGCGCGCCAAGCTGCCCGGCATCGCCGCCTGGGAAGGCTTTCACTACGTCGTGGTCTACAAGGTCACCGAGACCGCGGTGCACATCGCCGATCCCGCCGAAGGCATCCGCAAGGTACGCAAGGCCGACTTCCTCAAGTCATGGTCCAAGGCCGAGCTCTTGGATCCCGACATCGCCGATGCCCAAAGCGGCGTCTTCATCCTGCTCGAGCCGACGGTGCAGATGGAGCACCTGGAGCCGCCCAAGAAGCCTTATCTCCATTTCATCCGCTACATCACGCCGCACAAGAAGTATCTCGGCGAGGCATTACTGGCGGCGCTGTTGATCAACATCCTCAGTCTGGCCTCGCCGCTTTTTATCCAGACCATCATCGATACCGTGATCGTGCACCAGGACGTGGCGCTGCTGAACATGATGCTGGCCGGCATGGTGATGGCCACCGGCTTCATGACGCTGACCACTTTCGCCCAGTCGCTGCTGCTCAATTTCACCACGGCGCGGATCGATATGCGGCTGGTGTCGGAGTTCTATCGGCACGTTCTCAGCCTGCCCATGAGCTTCTTTCACACCCATAACAAGGGTGAGATTCTGACGCGCTTTGGCGAGAACCAGAAGATCCGCGCCATCATCGCCGGCCAGACCATCACCACCATTCTCAACATGATGATGGTGGTCATCTACTTCTTCATGATGTTCGCCTACAACACCAAACTGGCGATCATCGTGGCGGCTTTCCTGCCCGTCTACATCGGCATCGTCACCTACTTCACGCCGCGCATCAAGGCGCTGAACCAGGAGATCTTCGTCGCCAACTCGCAGGCCCAGAGCTTTCTCATCGAATCGCTCAACGGCATCGAGCCGCTGAAGGCCACGGCCAACGAGTACATGGCGCGGTCGCGCTGGGAAGACGCCTTCTCGGGCAACGTCACGCGCACCTACCGCTTGTCCAAGCTGGCGCTGCAGTCCTCCAGCCTGTTCCGCATGTCGACGCTGTTCGCCACCGTGGCGGTGCTCTGGGTGGGCGCCCAGGACGTCATCCTGGGGGTCATGACGGTGGGCGAGCTGATGGGCTTCAACGTTCTCATGGGCCTGGTCACGGCGCCGGTTTTGCAGCTCGTCGGACTCTGGAGTGCGCTGCAGGAAGTCCGCATTGCCGTCGACCGGGTGGCCGACGTGCTGGACGTCAATCCCGAACAACCGTTGATTACCGACGCCGAGAACATGCCGGCGACGCTCGACCAGTGCGAGGGCCGGATCACTTTCCAGGACGTCAACTTCAGCTACGTCGGCGGCGACCAGACCCACAACGTCATGCGCGACTTCAGCCTGGAAATCGAAGCCGGCATGAACGTCGCCTTCGTCGGGCCCTCGGGCTGCGGCAAGAGCACCATCGCCAAGATGATCCTGGGCTTCAACGTTCCCAAGTCGGGCGAGTGCCGCATCGACGGCAAGGATATCACCCAGATCGATTTCTCTTCGCTGCGCCGCTCCATCGGCGTGGTGCTGCAACAAAGCTTCGCCTTCGCCGGTTCGGTGGCCGAGAACATAGCACTGGGCGATCCTTCGCCCAACATGCAGGCGGTCAAGGAGGCGGCCCAGATGGCCGGCGCCCACGAATTCATCATCAACTACCCGCTGGGCTACCAGACCCTGATCGGCGAGAAGGGCATGGGGCTCTCGGGCGGCCAGGCGCAACGCATCTGCATCGCCCGGGCGCTCTACCGCAAGCCCAAGATCATGATCTTCGACGAAGCCACCTCGGCGCTCGACAACGAATCCGAACGCCGCATCACCGAGCAGATCAAGAAGGTGGTGCGCGGCCGCACCACCATCAGCATAGCGCACCGGCTCTCCACCATCATGCACTGCGACATGATCTGCTTCATCGATGACGGCCAGGTGCAGGAGCATGGCACCCACCCCGAGCTCATTGATCCCGAATACCTGCGCGCCAACGGCTACAAAGGCCTTTACTACCGGCTGGCCATGACACAGTTTGATCTGCCGCCGCTGGACGACGACATCAGCGGCGAGAAAGCGCCCGCGGAGACGGCCGAGGCGGCCGAAGAGGAGGCCGCTGAGACACCAGAAGAGGCGGCAGAAGAGGCTGGCGACGAGGATCAAGTCGACGACAACAAGGTGCCAGGGAAGAGCACTGAGACGGCCGCAAAGAAGACCGAATAG
- a CDS encoding protein phosphatase 2C domain-containing protein has protein sequence MTIIDTGSGHQLDVAGLTDLGRKRSLNEDTFRIHEGSGLLIVADGMGGHQKGEVASAAAVRIISHHVGRNVAQVRAAANSDTATDITEIEPAGADVKLVDEALVKANDAINALNQDRGFPAGTGMGTTVVGMLPTVEPGRMVLFNVGDSRVYRFRDAELRQLTRDHTLYQEWLDGGGQGDNPPRNVITRAIGPKAKVENDVGLQLLVPGDLVLVCSDGLTGMVADPEISETLVRLDQATPDDICRALVDFANERGGKDNVTVIVGRYS, from the coding sequence ATGACCATCATCGATACCGGCTCCGGACATCAGCTCGATGTAGCCGGCCTGACCGACCTCGGGCGCAAGCGCAGCCTCAACGAAGACACCTTCCGCATTCATGAAGGCAGCGGCCTTTTGATCGTCGCCGACGGCATGGGCGGGCACCAAAAGGGCGAGGTCGCCAGCGCCGCCGCGGTGCGCATCATTTCCCACCACGTCGGGCGCAACGTGGCCCAGGTCAGGGCCGCCGCCAACAGCGATACGGCGACCGACATCACCGAGATCGAACCTGCGGGGGCCGACGTCAAACTCGTCGACGAGGCGTTGGTCAAGGCCAACGACGCCATCAACGCGCTCAACCAGGACCGCGGCTTTCCCGCCGGCACCGGTATGGGAACGACGGTGGTGGGGATGCTGCCCACGGTCGAGCCCGGCCGCATGGTGCTCTTCAACGTCGGCGACAGCCGCGTCTATCGCTTTCGCGATGCCGAGCTCCGCCAATTGACGCGGGACCACACGCTCTATCAGGAATGGCTCGACGGGGGTGGCCAGGGGGACAACCCTCCGCGCAACGTCATCACCCGGGCGATTGGGCCGAAAGCCAAGGTCGAGAACGATGTCGGGTTGCAGCTGCTGGTGCCCGGCGATCTCGTGCTGGTCTGCAGCGATGGCCTTACCGGCATGGTGGCGGATCCGGAGATCAGCGAAACCCTGGTCCGTCTGGACCAGGCCACGCCCGACGATATCTGCCGGGCGCTGGTGGACTTTGCCAACGAGCGCGGCGGCAAGGACAATGTTACGGTCATCGTGGGCCGCTATTCGTGA
- a CDS encoding FHA domain-containing protein: MASDEDHTQFLDLAAGSSLRRAPQPAPAARLVVMEGSEFEDEDELQEIVLEPGQDYVVGRGETCTVPINSRKLSRQHLRFYPGDGQWGVEDLNSTNGIYVNGQRVNDSWLAPGDEVYLGGIQLRYVLDSGAGGEASGSWRQAAPDEEDDTERTMYFGASIGEAQVASSAILEARDTVEEDVEEDFTEQVVPTVQREALPAPERWSKLFIRAIRVMAFLAILLGLAASAIAYYPVYARNSAIEATVKRLEGPLHSLADIAYRSAGSLSAEVSERQLARLAKLGRLASPMLSRYSDDVRLIDLEARLRFMVFERGFSPALASGDLEAAASRLEQAEQAQAARRAGATSKAAKEAQGLRQVDDLLTLAGLVLELRHFSLRFPKPDAASPPPAALMAEMSKRTETFARLRRSNDSPLQIWYRLFLKSLEKAESVDVEKLNRWKGVLRDQ; this comes from the coding sequence TTGGCCTCTGACGAAGACCATACCCAGTTCCTGGATCTTGCCGCCGGCTCGTCGCTGCGGCGCGCACCGCAACCGGCACCGGCGGCGCGCTTGGTGGTGATGGAGGGATCGGAGTTCGAGGACGAGGACGAGTTGCAGGAGATCGTACTCGAGCCCGGCCAGGACTATGTGGTCGGCCGCGGCGAAACCTGCACGGTGCCGATCAACAGCCGCAAGCTGTCGCGCCAGCACCTGCGGTTCTATCCCGGCGACGGCCAGTGGGGCGTCGAGGATCTCAACAGCACCAACGGCATCTACGTCAACGGCCAGCGGGTCAATGACAGCTGGCTCGCGCCGGGTGACGAGGTTTATCTCGGCGGCATCCAGCTGCGCTACGTGCTCGACAGCGGCGCCGGCGGCGAGGCCAGCGGCAGTTGGCGCCAGGCGGCGCCCGACGAAGAGGACGACACCGAGCGCACCATGTACTTCGGGGCCAGCATCGGCGAGGCCCAGGTCGCGTCCAGCGCCATCCTCGAAGCCCGCGACACGGTCGAGGAAGACGTCGAGGAGGATTTCACCGAACAAGTGGTGCCGACGGTCCAACGCGAGGCCTTGCCGGCGCCGGAGCGCTGGTCGAAGCTTTTCATTCGGGCCATCAGGGTAATGGCCTTTCTGGCGATCTTGCTCGGCTTGGCCGCCAGCGCCATCGCCTATTATCCGGTCTATGCCAGGAACAGCGCCATCGAGGCCACCGTCAAGCGTCTCGAGGGACCGCTCCATAGCCTGGCCGACATTGCCTACCGCAGTGCCGGCAGCCTGAGCGCCGAGGTCAGCGAGCGGCAGTTGGCGCGGTTGGCCAAGCTGGGCCGCCTGGCGTCGCCGATGTTGTCGCGCTATTCCGACGACGTGCGTCTCATCGACCTCGAAGCGCGGCTGCGTTTCATGGTTTTCGAGCGTGGCTTCAGCCCGGCTCTGGCCAGCGGCGATCTCGAGGCTGCCGCCAGCCGCCTGGAGCAGGCCGAGCAAGCGCAGGCGGCCCGGCGGGCCGGCGCCACGAGCAAGGCGGCAAAAGAGGCCCAGGGCCTGCGCCAGGTCGACGACCTGTTGACGCTGGCCGGCCTGGTGCTCGAGTTGCGCCACTTTTCGCTGCGCTTCCCTAAGCCCGACGCGGCATCGCCCCCGCCGGCCGCGCTGATGGCCGAGATGTCGAAGCGGACCGAGACCTTCGCCCGTTTGCGCCGCAGCAACGACAGCCCCCTGCAGATCTGGTATCGGCTGTTTCTCAAAAGCCTCGAAAAGGCCGAAAGCGTTGACGTCGAGAAGCTGAACCGCTGGAAGGGAGTCCTGCGAGACCAGTGA
- a CDS encoding TolC family protein: MSVLAVWGWLGSAPLTAAEVLGSGGMAAAASVVPAAVSLEAAIGAALEGSVSGARTALKDLRLRKLTLGEADENSAARSLAVALAVAGSGERRATLEGSRSAFDPTSSLSFGYTESNGHSRNQFIIRERVVESEGAKTEGSVVGCIFVDGEIANTDFDTCVDRLELAGEEEAASSDSRLRSWFGSVSLAKGFAWGGSLSATFGSTYKIKTSYDVEGLQSILSVQDPFGFSSRAPWTSSLSFSFSSPLPLTKGFGAQGNSAGVGLAVAEATLRRSRWERHLARLTAQQTTRLGYWDLVGAVERLKLTRNLAAAVWDLEGRMRRRYSRGYLTGYEFKQIVAEGKALALQEESAWSGFVAASHALAASLDWLKQEPAPLLLPIDYQAELRAAAGLPTEDAVARALRRFPELKISSEDSGTARLQERFRRYQTRPDLSFSLSYNLAQTDSAFGYDTWRASAVHIFGPDSDEIFVGLTYTVPLWNGAVKAAHRRALAARKGAEAVERQAVSDVVRQVNAATSQLRQAEFRIKDAASRLELAERALNHAVRMLELERISSFELINRYRAVLAARREDVAARVALRQVEARLVRLMGGIEEDWS, translated from the coding sequence GTGAGCGTTCTTGCGGTCTGGGGATGGCTTGGCTCGGCGCCGCTCACGGCGGCCGAGGTGCTGGGCTCGGGGGGGATGGCGGCGGCGGCTTCGGTGGTGCCCGCCGCGGTCTCCCTGGAGGCGGCCATCGGGGCTGCTCTCGAGGGTTCTGTCAGCGGCGCCCGAACGGCCTTGAAGGACCTGCGGCTGCGCAAGCTGACGCTCGGCGAGGCCGACGAGAACAGCGCCGCCCGCAGCCTCGCGGTGGCCCTGGCAGTGGCTGGCAGCGGCGAACGCCGGGCCACCCTGGAAGGCAGCAGATCGGCCTTCGATCCGACTTCGTCCCTTTCCTTTGGCTACACCGAGAGCAACGGCCACTCGCGCAATCAGTTCATCATCCGCGAACGTGTCGTCGAGTCCGAGGGGGCCAAGACCGAGGGCTCGGTGGTGGGTTGTATCTTCGTCGACGGTGAAATTGCCAACACCGACTTCGATACCTGCGTCGACCGTCTCGAACTGGCCGGCGAGGAGGAGGCCGCCAGCTCGGACAGCCGCCTGCGCAGCTGGTTCGGCAGTGTCTCCTTGGCTAAGGGCTTCGCTTGGGGCGGCAGCCTCAGCGCCACCTTCGGCTCGACCTACAAGATCAAGACGAGCTACGATGTCGAAGGTCTGCAAAGCATCCTCTCGGTCCAGGACCCTTTCGGCTTCTCGAGCCGGGCGCCCTGGACCAGCAGTCTGTCCTTCAGCTTTTCTTCGCCACTGCCTCTGACCAAGGGGTTCGGCGCCCAGGGCAACAGCGCCGGCGTCGGCCTGGCGGTGGCCGAGGCGACGCTCAGGCGCAGCCGCTGGGAACGCCACCTGGCCCGCCTTACGGCCCAGCAAACGACGCGGCTGGGCTACTGGGACCTGGTGGGCGCCGTCGAGCGGCTGAAACTGACACGCAACCTGGCGGCCGCCGTCTGGGATCTCGAAGGGCGCATGCGGCGGCGTTATTCGCGGGGCTATCTGACGGGCTATGAATTCAAGCAGATCGTGGCCGAAGGGAAGGCCCTGGCGTTACAGGAAGAAAGCGCCTGGAGCGGCTTCGTGGCGGCATCGCACGCGCTGGCGGCCAGTCTCGACTGGCTCAAGCAGGAGCCCGCGCCGCTGCTTTTGCCGATCGACTATCAGGCCGAACTGCGCGCCGCCGCCGGGCTGCCCACCGAGGACGCCGTGGCGCGGGCGCTGAGGCGCTTTCCCGAGCTCAAGATCAGCTCCGAGGATAGCGGCACGGCCCGGCTTCAGGAACGCTTCAGGCGCTACCAGACCCGGCCCGACCTGAGCTTCAGCCTGAGCTACAATCTGGCCCAGACCGATTCCGCCTTCGGCTACGACACCTGGCGCGCTTCGGCGGTGCACATCTTCGGGCCCGATTCCGACGAGATCTTCGTCGGCCTGACCTACACCGTGCCGCTGTGGAACGGCGCCGTGAAGGCGGCGCACAGGCGCGCGCTGGCGGCCCGCAAGGGGGCCGAAGCAGTCGAGCGCCAGGCCGTTTCGGACGTCGTGCGCCAAGTCAATGCCGCCACCAGCCAGTTGCGCCAGGCCGAGTTCAGAATCAAGGACGCCGCCAGCCGGCTAGAGCTGGCCGAGCGGGCGCTGAACCACGCCGTGCGCATGTTGGAGCTCGAGCGCATCTCCAGTTTCGAACTCATCAACCGCTACCGCGCCGTGCTGGCGGCGCGCCGCGAGGACGTCGCCGCCCGGGTGGCGTTGCGCCAGGTCGAGGCCCGCCTGGTGAGACTGATGGGCGGTATCGAGGAGGATTGGTCATGA